In a single window of the Micromonospora inositola genome:
- a CDS encoding NUDIX hydrolase, with amino-acid sequence MTDELPRDLPLLERRAVRVVVLDAEERVLLFHTRDPDHPRLGTWWELPGGGLDPGETYLDAAVRELREETGIRVGPEQVGAPGWRRRASFVHRQLRHLQDEVVVPVRLPGRGPAVDESDRLDYELEDYFGFRWWPVAEIVASRERFYPGRLPALLTPFLAGEEIDEPFELWS; translated from the coding sequence ATGACCGACGAGCTGCCCCGGGACCTGCCGCTCCTGGAACGTCGCGCGGTGCGGGTGGTGGTGCTGGACGCCGAGGAGCGGGTGCTGCTGTTCCACACCCGCGACCCGGACCACCCCCGGCTCGGCACCTGGTGGGAGCTGCCGGGCGGTGGTCTCGACCCCGGCGAGACGTACCTCGACGCGGCGGTGCGGGAGCTGCGCGAGGAGACCGGGATCCGGGTGGGCCCGGAGCAGGTCGGCGCACCCGGCTGGCGCCGTCGGGCCAGCTTCGTCCACCGGCAGTTGCGGCACCTGCAGGACGAGGTGGTGGTGCCGGTCCGGCTGCCCGGGCGGGGCCCGGCGGTCGACGAGTCGGACCGGCTCGACTACGAGCTGGAGGACTACTTCGGCTTCCGCTGGTGGCCGGTCGCCGAGATCGTGGCCAGCCGGGAGCGCTTCTACCCGGGGCGGCTGCCGGCGCTGCTCACCCCGTTCCTGGCCGGAGAGGAGATCGACGAGCCGTTCGAACTCTGGTCCTGA
- a CDS encoding methyltransferase domain-containing protein — translation MTQLFGEVAGSYDEARPGYPPEIVEAIRAYNGGVPARLVEVGAGTGRATEVLVGLGAPMTCVEPDPRMAELLAARFPLVEVVVAAFEEWTPPPGGVPALACALAWHWWSRRPATAGRKTR, via the coding sequence ATGACCCAGCTTTTCGGTGAGGTCGCCGGCAGCTACGACGAGGCGCGCCCCGGCTACCCGCCGGAGATCGTCGAGGCGATCCGCGCCTACAACGGCGGGGTGCCCGCCCGGTTGGTCGAGGTGGGCGCCGGAACGGGCCGGGCCACCGAGGTCCTGGTCGGGTTGGGCGCGCCGATGACCTGCGTGGAGCCGGATCCGCGGATGGCCGAGCTGCTGGCGGCCCGGTTCCCCCTGGTCGAGGTGGTGGTGGCGGCCTTCGAGGAGTGGACGCCCCCGCCGGGCGGCGTGCCGGCGCTGGCCTGCGCGCTGGCCTGGCACTGGTGGAGCCGGAGACCCGCAACCGCCGGGCGAAAGACGCGCTGA
- a CDS encoding serpin family protein, producing MTSLQEPLARYADRLHAAVDPGHHVASPLGAWLLLALCGPAATGTERDELADVLGMDPSAAAATAAALLAEPHPLVPAATAVWHRAGYDPAGIAHWYAGLPPRTATGPLPGQDGLDAWAREHTLGLIDRFPLRVTSQVVLALASALATRISWREPFDLAPAAALGPASAWAGSLTRVLRSPERGHRSWIAATDRAGEVIVHVATAQPGPVEGGEAGLAVVSVAAAPGVAPGDVLAAAYRLGAAAVAGGEPGRRSLFDLQLGETALWSVREERVRTRARDGREERHSAVLPCWSARSEHDLTGSRLGFPTAIRAVAADAQAEARQAAMARFGRYGFEAAAVTGAFALVSLPPEGVARTAELRFGHPYAVVAVTTDERRDGVGPWHGVPVFSAWVAEPEEPSAADLVDPS from the coding sequence ATGACGAGCCTCCAGGAGCCCCTCGCCCGGTACGCCGACCGCCTGCACGCCGCCGTCGACCCCGGCCACCACGTGGCGTCCCCGCTCGGCGCCTGGCTGTTGCTGGCGCTCTGCGGACCGGCGGCGACCGGCACCGAGCGGGACGAGCTGGCGGACGTGCTCGGCATGGACCCGTCGGCCGCCGCCGCGACGGCGGCCGCCCTGCTGGCCGAGCCGCACCCGCTGGTGCCCGCCGCGACCGCGGTCTGGCACCGCGCCGGGTACGACCCCGCCGGGATCGCCCACTGGTACGCCGGCCTGCCGCCGCGGACCGCGACCGGGCCGCTGCCGGGGCAGGACGGGCTGGACGCCTGGGCGCGCGAGCACACCCTCGGGCTGATCGACCGGTTCCCGCTGCGGGTCACGTCGCAGGTGGTGCTGGCCCTGGCGAGCGCGCTGGCCACCCGCATCTCCTGGAGGGAGCCGTTCGACCTGGCCCCCGCCGCGGCCCTCGGGCCGGCCAGCGCCTGGGCCGGTTCGCTCACCCGGGTGCTGCGCTCCCCCGAGCGCGGTCACCGGTCCTGGATCGCCGCCACCGACCGGGCCGGCGAGGTGATCGTGCACGTTGCGACGGCCCAGCCGGGACCGGTTGAGGGTGGCGAGGCGGGGCTCGCCGTGGTCTCGGTGGCGGCCGCGCCCGGGGTGGCGCCGGGTGACGTGCTGGCCGCCGCGTACCGGCTCGGCGCGGCGGCGGTGGCCGGGGGCGAGCCGGGCCGGCGGTCGCTGTTCGACCTGCAGCTGGGCGAGACGGCACTGTGGAGCGTGCGGGAGGAGCGGGTGCGCACCCGGGCCCGGGACGGCCGGGAGGAGCGCCACTCGGCGGTGCTGCCCTGCTGGTCGGCGCGGAGCGAGCACGACCTCACCGGGTCCCGGCTGGGCTTCCCCACGGCGATCAGAGCGGTGGCGGCCGACGCGCAGGCGGAGGCCCGGCAGGCGGCGATGGCCCGGTTCGGCCGGTACGGCTTCGAGGCGGCCGCGGTGACCGGCGCCTTCGCCCTGGTAAGCCTGCCGCCCGAGGGGGTGGCCCGGACCGCCGAGCTGCGCTTCGGCCACCCGTACGCGGTGGTGGCGGTGACCACAGACGAGCGGCGGGACGGGGTGGGCCCGTGGCACGGGGTGCCGGTCTTCTCGGCCTGGGTGGCCGAGCCGGAGGAGCCGTCGGCCGCCGACCTCGTCGACCCGTCCTGA
- a CDS encoding MGH1-like glycoside hydrolase domain-containing protein, whose amino-acid sequence MSTGPAGGPGAAAGLDAATGGADGDPRSRRAGAERAAELRRLAVATLDGNWEHDHTVPSRTLYPHQWSWDSAFIAVGLAHVRPDRAWRELRTLFAAQWADGRVPHIVFNPALPVGSYFPGPEFWGSARADGAPPAATSGIVQPPVHAPAAWLTHRRAPSEASVRALRWLYPRLVAQQRYLTGRRDVGGAGLACLVHPWESGLDNSPAWDAPLASVPADAAVMRAYRRHDTAHADAAHRPTDLDYARYVAIVSSYREGRYGDDGLAGQHPFLVECPLLNAALGVAEHALARIAAVVGADPGPHRDRAARITATLVDRLYDPATGTFHPRDLRTDRLIPARTVLGLMPLILPDLPARHVRAVLAEACSPRFGLAPRMDRPLPTHDRTAPDFEPLRYWRGPSWLNTSWLLWRGLLTHRRPDLAAGLRESMLRLVAGSGCHEYFHPDTGAGLGSPAFSWTASLALDALAEG is encoded by the coding sequence ATGAGCACCGGGCCGGCCGGCGGTCCCGGCGCCGCCGCCGGGTTGGACGCCGCGACGGGTGGCGCCGACGGCGACCCGCGATCCCGGCGGGCCGGCGCCGAGCGGGCGGCGGAGCTGCGCCGGTTGGCGGTCGCCACCCTCGACGGCAACTGGGAGCACGACCACACAGTGCCGTCACGCACCCTCTACCCGCACCAGTGGAGTTGGGACTCGGCGTTCATCGCCGTCGGGCTGGCCCACGTCCGACCCGACCGGGCGTGGCGGGAGCTGCGGACGCTCTTCGCCGCCCAGTGGGCAGACGGGCGGGTGCCGCACATCGTGTTCAACCCGGCGTTGCCGGTCGGGTCGTACTTCCCGGGGCCGGAGTTCTGGGGCTCCGCCCGCGCCGACGGCGCGCCGCCCGCCGCCACCTCCGGGATCGTCCAGCCGCCGGTGCACGCCCCGGCGGCGTGGCTGACCCACCGCCGGGCCCCGTCCGAGGCCTCGGTGCGGGCGCTGCGTTGGCTGTACCCGCGACTGGTCGCCCAGCAGCGATACCTGACCGGCCGGCGGGACGTGGGCGGGGCCGGGCTGGCCTGCCTCGTGCACCCGTGGGAGTCGGGGCTGGACAACAGCCCGGCCTGGGACGCCCCGCTGGCCTCGGTGCCCGCCGACGCCGCCGTCATGCGGGCGTACCGGCGGCACGACACGGCGCACGCCGACGCCGCGCACCGCCCCACGGACCTGGACTACGCGCGCTACGTCGCGATCGTCTCCTCCTATCGGGAGGGCCGATACGGCGACGACGGGCTGGCCGGCCAGCACCCCTTCCTGGTGGAGTGTCCGCTGCTCAACGCGGCACTCGGGGTGGCCGAGCACGCGCTGGCCCGGATCGCGGCGGTGGTCGGGGCCGACCCGGGGCCGCACCGCGACCGGGCGGCCCGGATCACCGCGACCCTGGTGGACCGGCTGTACGACCCGGCCACCGGCACCTTCCACCCGCGCGACCTGCGCACCGACCGGCTGATCCCGGCCCGGACGGTGCTCGGGCTGATGCCGCTGATCCTGCCGGACCTGCCCGCCCGGCACGTAAGGGCGGTGCTGGCCGAGGCGTGCTCGCCCCGGTTCGGCCTGGCGCCCCGGATGGACCGCCCGCTGCCCACCCACGACCGAACCGCGCCGGACTTCGAGCCGCTGCGCTACTGGCGCGGCCCGAGCTGGCTGAACACGAGCTGGCTGCTCTGGCGCGGGCTGCTCACCCACCGCCGTCCCGACCTGGCCGCCGGGCTGCGGGAGTCGATGCTCCGGCTGGTCGCGGGCAGCGGCTGCCACGAGTACTTCCACCCGGACACCGGCGCCGGGCTCGGCTCCCCGGCCTTCAGCTGGACGGCATCCTTGGCGCTCGACGCCCTCGCCGAGGGGTGA
- a CDS encoding DUF5990 family protein, with amino-acid sequence MRIRIEGHDLPGRDCGSSGDFPGYRNIHVGVQRRDQPTQWLDLQPGDAAAVTWNLDCSAATVTDGSLDVRGPYIQGGPGRRFIYLSWGEIDDTGTFTMFRRAKLWLDGVEAATAHAAVGAGSLTARLGLTDAKGHPLCAAVRPPKVTWSAT; translated from the coding sequence GTGCGGATCCGCATCGAGGGCCACGACCTTCCCGGGCGCGATTGCGGCAGCAGCGGCGACTTCCCCGGCTACCGCAACATCCATGTCGGCGTGCAGCGGCGCGACCAGCCGACCCAGTGGCTCGACCTGCAGCCGGGCGACGCCGCGGCCGTGACCTGGAACCTGGACTGCAGTGCCGCGACCGTCACCGATGGAAGTCTCGATGTGCGCGGGCCGTACATTCAGGGCGGGCCTGGTCGCCGTTTCATCTACCTGTCCTGGGGCGAGATCGATGACACCGGCACGTTCACCATGTTCCGGCGGGCCAAACTGTGGCTTGACGGTGTTGAGGCCGCCACCGCGCATGCAGCGGTCGGTGCCGGCAGCCTGACGGCAAGGCTGGGGCTCACCGACGCCAAAGGTCACCCGCTGTGCGCCGCCGTCCGACCGCCGAAGGTCACCTGGTCCGCCACCTAG
- a CDS encoding NUDIX hydrolase, with product MREIDKVAWIRIEDGRILSTRSRGKDVWYLPGGKREAGETDLDTLVREIAEELGVAVVRESAVHVGTFSARAHGHAAGTVVRMTCYAADYRGELRPESEIDELAWLGHADRHRVSPVDQLIFDRLRAEGALR from the coding sequence GTGCGCGAGATCGACAAGGTGGCCTGGATCCGGATCGAGGACGGCCGCATCCTCAGCACCCGCTCCCGCGGCAAGGACGTCTGGTACCTGCCCGGCGGCAAGCGGGAGGCCGGCGAGACCGACCTGGACACCCTGGTCCGGGAGATCGCGGAGGAGCTGGGCGTCGCGGTGGTGCGCGAGTCGGCCGTCCACGTCGGCACCTTCTCCGCGCGGGCGCACGGGCACGCGGCCGGCACCGTGGTCCGGATGACCTGCTACGCGGCCGACTACCGGGGCGAGCTGCGCCCGGAGAGCGAGATCGATGAGTTGGCCTGGCTCGGTCACGCCGACCGGCACCGGGTCTCCCCGGTGGACCAGCTCATCTTCGACCGGCTCCGGGCCGAGGGCGCGCTCCGCTGA
- a CDS encoding type II toxin-antitoxin system PemK/MazF family toxin yields the protein MAGLLRNVASRLVRRSGGTATPTRTPGPIPAQVARRRQVAALQRRQLAYAPELDGQADPGEIVWTWVPYEDDPRQGKDRPVLVVGRQSRTLFGLMLSSQSERDGQRHWLALGPGAWDHDNRPSWVRLDRVLTMREDSIRREGAVLDRPRFDRVGQALRAGYGWR from the coding sequence GTGGCAGGTCTGTTGAGGAATGTGGCGTCGCGGCTCGTCCGGAGGTCCGGGGGCACGGCGACGCCGACCCGGACGCCGGGTCCGATCCCGGCCCAGGTCGCGCGGCGCCGCCAGGTGGCCGCGCTGCAGCGCCGCCAGCTCGCGTACGCCCCGGAGCTGGACGGGCAGGCCGATCCGGGGGAGATCGTCTGGACCTGGGTCCCGTACGAGGACGACCCCCGGCAGGGCAAGGACCGCCCGGTGCTGGTGGTGGGCCGGCAGAGCCGGACGCTGTTCGGGTTGATGCTCTCCAGCCAGAGCGAGCGGGACGGCCAGCGGCACTGGCTGGCGCTCGGGCCGGGCGCCTGGGACCACGACAACCGCCCCAGCTGGGTACGCCTCGACCGGGTCCTCACCATGCGGGAGGACAGCATCCGGCGCGAGGGTGCGGTGCTGGACCGGCCCCGCTTCGACCGGGTGGGCCAGGCCCTGCGCGCCGGCTACGGCTGGCGCTGA
- a CDS encoding aminotransferase-like domain-containing protein has translation MTIWEPAGPSGAGPRYLALADAIGADIAAGRLTAGDRLPAQRELARRLGVTIATVGRAYQVAARRGLLTGEVGRGTFVAPTPAATSPATAPLLDVAAVHPPGHGPVHRAVAPILHRIAADPLAVGAEDADAVRHRVAGARWMAHGGWRPAPDEVEVTAGGQHALAAALAALAQPRHVVVTTELTNPGLLAAARLLRIELATVPSDAAGARADAIDRLCARRRVAALHLHPTLHNPTGLTMPAERRREIAAVAAGHDLAVIEEDPFGALLPDRPPPIAAWHPRTVHLTGITKTLAPGLRIGYRYAPPALAEPLRAAARALAWTPAPLVAEVATQLVLSGAAHQLAAARAAELAGRAALARELLGDRVAATGPAPFAWLRLGHDADAVTALARRRGVAVAGTDEFAARRGAAPGLRVSLSADAATVRAALRTLARLLPG, from the coding sequence GTGACAATCTGGGAGCCCGCCGGGCCGTCCGGGGCCGGACCCCGCTACCTGGCGCTCGCCGACGCGATCGGCGCCGACATCGCCGCCGGCCGGCTCACCGCCGGCGACCGCCTGCCGGCGCAGCGGGAGCTGGCTCGGCGGCTCGGCGTCACGATCGCCACCGTCGGCCGCGCCTACCAGGTCGCCGCCCGGCGCGGGCTGCTCACCGGCGAGGTCGGCCGGGGCACCTTCGTCGCCCCGACCCCCGCCGCCACTTCGCCCGCCACCGCGCCGCTGCTCGACGTCGCCGCCGTGCACCCGCCCGGGCACGGGCCGGTCCACCGGGCGGTCGCGCCGATCCTGCACCGGATCGCCGCCGACCCCCTCGCCGTCGGCGCGGAGGACGCCGACGCGGTCCGGCACCGCGTCGCCGGCGCCCGGTGGATGGCCCACGGCGGCTGGCGCCCCGCCCCCGACGAGGTCGAGGTGACCGCCGGCGGACAGCACGCCCTCGCCGCCGCCCTGGCCGCGCTCGCCCAGCCCCGACACGTGGTGGTGACCACCGAGCTGACCAACCCGGGCCTGCTCGCCGCCGCGCGGCTGCTCCGGATCGAGCTGGCGACCGTGCCGAGCGACGCGGCCGGGGCCCGCGCGGACGCCATCGACCGGCTCTGCGCCCGACGCCGGGTGGCCGCGCTGCACCTGCACCCCACCCTGCACAACCCGACCGGACTCACCATGCCGGCCGAGCGCCGCCGGGAGATCGCCGCCGTCGCCGCCGGCCACGACCTGGCCGTGATCGAGGAGGACCCGTTCGGCGCGCTGCTGCCCGACCGGCCGCCGCCGATCGCCGCGTGGCACCCCCGCACGGTCCACCTCACCGGGATCACCAAGACCCTCGCTCCGGGCCTGCGGATCGGCTACCGGTACGCCCCGCCGGCGCTCGCCGAGCCGCTGCGCGCCGCCGCCCGGGCACTCGCCTGGACGCCCGCGCCGCTGGTCGCCGAGGTGGCCACCCAGCTCGTGCTGAGCGGGGCGGCGCACCAGCTCGCCGCCGCCCGTGCCGCAGAGCTGGCCGGGCGCGCCGCGCTGGCCCGCGAGCTGCTCGGCGACCGGGTGGCCGCCACCGGGCCGGCGCCCTTCGCCTGGCTGCGCCTGGGCCACGACGCCGACGCGGTGACCGCGCTCGCCCGCCGCCGGGGCGTCGCGGTCGCCGGCACCGACGAGTTCGCCGCCCGGCGCGGGGCCGCGCCGGGCCTGCGGGTCAGCCTCAGCGCCGACGCCGCGACGGTACGCGCGGCGCTGCGCACCCTGGCCCGGCTGCTGCCGGGCTGA
- a CDS encoding MFS transporter, whose product MTVTTAALWRHATFRRLWLSDGVSTLGTHVTTVALPLAALTALGAGPTGVAALTAATTLPYLLLGIPAGAIVDRLPRRAVLVGADLTRALLLASVPLAWAAGLLTLAHLMAVALLAGCATVLFDVAYFAAVPEVAPPGRLADANARLEATRAVGQTAGPGLAGLLVGALGAPVALLLDVASFVASALFLAGTPRLAPRRVPGAGGVWRDATGGVRFVLRDPVVRALTLCSGLTNLWHAGFLAMLLVYAVRELRLPAATVGLLIAGANVGYLLGAAVASRARARLGVGRAIAAAAVLQAGAALVLLPHPLWIGAGLAVSAFASGLYNVNAVSLRQAVTPGEMLSRMTATSRFFIWGTMPLGAALGGALTGLLGAPTYLASAAVGMAAAALLVRCSPVWRTVEIPAPDRPPVPAGAVSAGR is encoded by the coding sequence ATGACCGTCACCACCGCCGCCCTGTGGCGGCACGCCACCTTCCGCCGGCTCTGGCTCTCCGACGGGGTGAGCACCCTCGGCACCCACGTCACCACGGTGGCGCTGCCCCTGGCCGCGCTGACCGCGCTCGGCGCCGGGCCGACCGGGGTCGCCGCGCTGACCGCCGCCACCACCCTGCCGTACCTGCTGCTCGGCATCCCGGCCGGCGCGATCGTCGACCGACTGCCGCGCCGCGCCGTGCTGGTCGGCGCCGACCTGACCCGCGCCCTGCTGCTGGCCAGCGTGCCGCTGGCGTGGGCGGCCGGACTGCTCACCCTCGCCCACCTGATGGCGGTGGCGCTGCTGGCCGGCTGCGCCACGGTGCTCTTCGACGTGGCCTACTTCGCGGCGGTGCCGGAGGTGGCGCCGCCCGGCCGGCTGGCCGACGCCAACGCCCGCCTCGAGGCGACCCGGGCGGTCGGGCAGACCGCCGGCCCCGGCCTCGCCGGCCTCCTCGTCGGCGCGCTCGGCGCGCCGGTCGCCCTCCTCCTCGACGTGGCCAGCTTCGTCGCCTCGGCGCTGTTCCTCGCCGGTACGCCCCGGCTGGCCCCGCGGCGGGTCCCCGGTGCCGGCGGCGTGTGGCGCGACGCCACCGGCGGGGTGCGCTTCGTGCTCCGGGACCCGGTGGTCCGGGCGCTGACCCTCTGCTCCGGCCTGACCAACCTCTGGCACGCCGGCTTCCTCGCCATGCTGCTGGTGTACGCGGTCCGCGAGCTGCGCCTCCCGGCCGCCACGGTGGGCCTGCTGATCGCCGGCGCCAACGTCGGATACCTGCTCGGCGCGGCGGTCGCCAGCCGGGCCCGGGCGCGCCTCGGTGTCGGGCGGGCCATCGCCGCGGCGGCGGTGCTCCAGGCCGGCGCGGCGCTGGTGCTGCTGCCGCACCCGCTCTGGATCGGCGCGGGGCTGGCGGTGAGCGCCTTCGCCAGCGGGCTCTACAACGTCAACGCGGTCAGCCTGCGGCAGGCGGTCACACCCGGCGAGATGCTGTCCCGGATGACCGCCACCAGCCGATTCTTCATCTGGGGGACGATGCCCCTCGGCGCGGCCCTCGGCGGGGCGCTGACCGGTCTGCTGGGCGCGCCGACGTACCTCGCGTCGGCCGCCGTGGGCATGGCCGCGGCGGCGCTGCTCGTTCGCTGCTCACCGGTCTGGCGGACCGTCGAGATCCCCGCCCCGGACCGGCCGCCGGTCCCGGCCGGGGCCGTCTCCGCCGGGCGGTGA
- a CDS encoding molybdopterin-containing oxidoreductase family protein, whose product MSRATHSGACPLDCPDTCTWQLTVSDGRAVGLRGDRDHPFTRGALCGKVNRYLDAVNGPDRLTHPLVRTGPKGVGPVSYRPASWDEAVGRVAAGLRASIDRDGPEAILPYYFAGTMGLVQGWTMGPRLFAHLGASRLDTTICTAAARAALGSLFGGSVGFEPESIVDAKLIVLWGANLLSTNLHQWPFVQEARQRGAYVVTIDPLRTDTAARSDEHVAPLPGTDAALALGLMRIVRDAGAADRDWLAAHTVGWPELSARLDEWPAERAAAECGLDVDVVRRLGERIATTRPTAIRVGLGAQRHRGAGQAIRAICALSLVTGDFRYPGGGALCTTSGHHRVPLDPVVRPRGMPAPPARSINMSRLAAVLTGEADPPVTSLVVFNSNPAATAPDQRRLRAGLRRADLFTVVLEQRWTDTCDFADVVLPATMQPEHLDLHTSYGHHYTTLNLPATRAPGEALPNTEIFRRIADALGLDHPRLSDSDEDLARQLLRDGPVSFEELRERTYARATGVAVGSAPYAEGGFPTPDGRARLLDPRLAGQGVDPLVGYTPPAEAADPELARRFPLVLISPAGRFLMNSTFASLPWHAGRMGPPRVHLHPADAAARGLTDGDAVRVHNDRGEFLAAVAVDEATRPGLAFTYKAYWARLSPGGTTVNAVTAVRDTDLGGGPTFHDTRIEVEPVPAELLTADLPRVEEAVSGA is encoded by the coding sequence ATGTCCCGCGCCACCCATTCCGGTGCCTGCCCGCTGGACTGCCCGGACACCTGCACCTGGCAGCTCACCGTCTCCGACGGTCGGGCGGTCGGGCTGCGCGGCGACCGTGACCACCCGTTCACCCGGGGCGCGCTCTGCGGCAAGGTCAACCGCTACCTGGACGCGGTCAACGGACCCGACCGGCTGACCCACCCGCTGGTGCGGACCGGGCCGAAGGGCGTGGGACCGGTCTCCTACCGGCCGGCCAGCTGGGACGAGGCGGTCGGCCGGGTGGCCGCCGGGCTGCGGGCCAGCATCGACCGGGACGGCCCGGAAGCGATCCTGCCGTATTACTTCGCCGGCACGATGGGGCTGGTCCAGGGCTGGACGATGGGTCCACGCCTCTTCGCGCACCTCGGCGCGTCCCGGCTGGACACCACGATCTGCACCGCCGCGGCGCGGGCCGCGCTGGGCTCGCTGTTCGGCGGCTCGGTCGGCTTCGAGCCGGAGTCCATCGTGGACGCCAAGCTGATCGTGCTCTGGGGCGCCAACCTGCTCTCCACCAACCTGCACCAGTGGCCCTTCGTCCAGGAGGCGCGACAGCGGGGCGCGTACGTCGTCACCATCGACCCGCTGCGCACGGACACCGCGGCCCGCAGCGACGAGCACGTCGCGCCGCTGCCCGGCACGGATGCCGCCCTGGCCCTGGGGCTGATGCGGATCGTCCGCGACGCGGGCGCCGCCGACCGGGACTGGCTGGCCGCGCACACGGTCGGCTGGCCGGAGCTGTCGGCGCGGCTCGACGAGTGGCCGGCCGAGCGGGCCGCCGCCGAGTGCGGGCTCGACGTCGACGTCGTCCGGCGGCTCGGCGAGCGGATCGCCACCACCCGGCCCACCGCGATCCGGGTCGGGCTTGGGGCGCAGCGCCACCGCGGCGCCGGCCAGGCGATCCGGGCGATCTGCGCGCTGTCGCTGGTCACCGGCGACTTCCGGTACCCGGGCGGAGGTGCGCTCTGCACGACCAGCGGGCACCACCGGGTGCCCCTCGACCCGGTGGTCCGCCCGCGCGGCATGCCGGCCCCGCCGGCCCGGTCGATCAACATGAGCCGGCTCGCGGCCGTGCTCACCGGCGAGGCCGATCCGCCGGTGACGTCGCTGGTGGTCTTCAACTCCAACCCGGCGGCCACCGCGCCCGACCAGCGCCGGCTGCGCGCGGGCCTGCGCCGCGCCGACCTGTTCACCGTGGTGCTGGAGCAGCGCTGGACGGACACCTGCGACTTCGCCGACGTCGTACTGCCGGCCACCATGCAGCCCGAGCACCTCGACCTGCACACCTCCTACGGCCACCACTACACGACGCTCAACCTGCCGGCGACGCGGGCGCCCGGCGAGGCGCTGCCGAACACCGAGATCTTCCGGCGGATCGCGGACGCGCTGGGCCTCGACCATCCCCGCCTGTCGGACAGCGACGAGGACCTGGCCCGGCAGCTGCTCCGCGACGGGCCGGTCAGCTTCGAGGAGCTGCGCGAGCGGACGTACGCCCGGGCCACCGGGGTGGCCGTCGGGTCGGCCCCGTACGCCGAGGGCGGCTTCCCCACCCCGGACGGCCGGGCCCGGCTGCTCGACCCGCGGCTCGCCGGGCAGGGGGTGGACCCGCTGGTCGGCTACACCCCGCCGGCGGAGGCCGCCGACCCGGAGCTGGCCCGGCGCTTTCCGCTGGTGCTGATCTCCCCGGCCGGCCGGTTCCTCATGAACTCGACGTTCGCCTCGCTGCCCTGGCACGCCGGCCGGATGGGGCCGCCCCGGGTGCACCTACACCCCGCCGACGCGGCGGCCCGGGGCCTGACCGACGGCGACGCCGTGCGGGTGCACAACGACCGCGGGGAGTTCCTGGCGGCGGTCGCCGTGGACGAGGCGACCCGGCCGGGGCTGGCGTTCACCTACAAGGCGTACTGGGCGCGGCTGAGCCCCGGCGGGACCACGGTCAACGCGGTCACCGCGGTACGCGACACCGACCTGGGCGGCGGCCCGACGTTCCACGACACCCGGATCGAGGTCGAGCCGGTGCCGGCGGAGCTGCTGACGGCCGACCTGCCGCGCGTCGAGGAGGCGGTCTCCGGCGCCTGA
- a CDS encoding DUF2267 domain-containing protein: MRFPRFVEAVSRRSELPTEQAATIARATLQTLAERVTGDEADDLAAQLPDELSGYLAAPAGDGGPTGGAVEFVYRVADRAGVDPAVAEVGARAVLATLREAVTVGEFSDLVAQLPKGFDAMVDPIPRPPYGG; encoded by the coding sequence GTGCGGTTTCCCCGATTCGTCGAGGCGGTGTCCCGCCGGTCCGAGCTGCCCACCGAGCAGGCCGCCACGATCGCCCGGGCCACCCTGCAGACCCTGGCTGAGCGGGTGACCGGGGACGAGGCGGACGACCTCGCGGCGCAACTGCCGGACGAGCTGAGCGGCTACCTCGCCGCCCCGGCCGGCGACGGTGGCCCGACCGGAGGCGCGGTCGAGTTCGTGTACCGGGTGGCCGACCGGGCCGGGGTGGACCCGGCGGTCGCCGAGGTGGGGGCGCGGGCGGTGCTGGCCACCCTGCGCGAGGCGGTCACCGTCGGAGAGTTCTCCGACCTCGTGGCCCAGCTGCCGAAGGGTTTCGACGCGATGGTCGACCCGATCCCGCGACCGCCGTACGGCGGCTGA